The Acetivibrio saccincola genome window below encodes:
- the remB gene encoding extracellular matrix regulator RemB, with amino-acid sequence MFLHIGGEYVVPVKNIIAIMDLETTSISKDTKEFLRVAEEEGFVKAVTDDIPKSYIITEFNKKSEIYLSAISSVTLQKRIKSMSGVKNYLDKQK; translated from the coding sequence ATGTTTTTACATATAGGCGGCGAATATGTTGTACCTGTTAAAAATATCATAGCCATAATGGATTTAGAAACTACTTCAATTTCAAAAGATACAAAGGAATTTTTAAGAGTTGCAGAAGAAGAAGGCTTTGTTAAGGCAGTTACAGATGATATCCCAAAATCATATATAATAACTGAATTTAATAAAAAGAGTGAAATTTATCTGTCTGCTATATCGTCTGTTACCCTGCAAAAGAGAATAAAATCTATGAGTGGGGTAAAAAATTATTTAGATAAACAGAAATGA
- the recF gene encoding DNA replication/repair protein RecF (All proteins in this family for which functions are known are DNA-binding proteins that assist the filamentation of RecA onto DNA for the initiation of recombination or recombinational repair.) produces MYIEQLELENFRNYKRIKTSFSKNINIIYGENAQGKTNIIEALFLCAAGRSHRTSKDRELININSSRFKVKLIVIDNSKKKEIEYSYESGKKQILINEIPIKRMAELMGNLLAVIFSPEDILIVKEGPSLRRRFMDITISQLKPSYFYNLQQYNKILNQRNNLLKEAQEKKSLLDTLDIWDEKIAWVGAEIIIERKKFIERLCKISKKKHYNLTDNCEELDIKYKTFLDEIDVENKESVKNKFVEEILKNRRTELKRCVTIAGPHRDDFDIIVNGLPLKNFGSQGQQRTAVLSLKLSEIDIIKDETDEYPILLLDDVMSELDNKRKSYLFNNLKNMQTFITSTEKDYFKEFQYISFYKVKCGEIINS; encoded by the coding sequence TTGTATATAGAACAGCTGGAATTAGAAAATTTCAGAAATTATAAAAGAATCAAAACTTCTTTTTCAAAAAATATTAATATTATATACGGGGAAAATGCCCAGGGCAAAACAAATATTATAGAGGCTCTTTTTCTGTGTGCAGCCGGCCGCTCTCACAGAACATCAAAAGACAGAGAACTTATAAATATAAACAGCAGTAGATTTAAGGTAAAACTTATTGTTATTGATAATAGTAAAAAAAAAGAAATAGAATATTCATATGAATCCGGAAAAAAACAAATACTAATAAATGAAATTCCTATAAAAAGAATGGCTGAATTAATGGGTAATCTTTTGGCGGTTATATTTTCTCCGGAGGATATATTGATTGTAAAAGAGGGGCCATCTTTGAGAAGAAGGTTTATGGACATAACCATTAGCCAGTTAAAACCGTCGTATTTTTATAATTTGCAGCAATATAACAAAATTTTAAACCAGAGAAATAATTTATTAAAAGAAGCACAGGAAAAGAAAAGTTTATTGGATACCCTTGATATCTGGGATGAAAAAATTGCCTGGGTTGGAGCAGAAATTATAATAGAGAGAAAAAAATTCATTGAAAGGCTTTGTAAAATTTCAAAAAAGAAGCATTATAATTTAACGGACAATTGTGAAGAATTAGATATAAAGTATAAAACTTTTTTAGATGAAATAGATGTGGAAAATAAGGAAAGTGTAAAAAATAAATTTGTTGAAGAAATTTTAAAAAACAGAAGGACAGAGCTTAAAAGATGTGTTACAATTGCAGGTCCTCACAGGGATGATTTTGATATAATAGTAAATGGACTGCCTTTAAAGAATTTTGGTTCTCAGGGTCAACAGAGAACTGCAGTGCTATCATTAAAATTATCTGAGATAGATATAATAAAAGATGAGACAGATGAGTATCCAATACTACTTTTAGATGATGTAATGTCAGAACTGGATAATAAAAGAAAGAGTTATTTATTTAATAATTTGAAAAATATGCAGACATTTATAACCTCAACAGAAAAAGATTATTTTAAAGAATTTCAATATATATCTTTTTACAAGGTAAAATGCGGGGAAATTATAAATTCTTAA
- a CDS encoding ParA family protein, with the protein MTKVIAVANQKGGVGKTTTAVNLSSCLAYKGKKVLLVDIDPQGNATSGLGVDKKSTKGSTYDVLINEESMERVLVDTPIENLKLCPSNIDLAGAEVELVSSISRESRLKASLKEIKENYDFVIIDCPPSLGLLTLNALTAADTILVPIQCEYYALEGLSQLMETVKLVQKHLNADLDVEGVVLTMFDARTNLSIQVVDEVKKYFKNKVYRTIIPRNVRLSEAPSYGLPIILYDAKSKGAECYLDLAEEVIEYSEEGRHNE; encoded by the coding sequence ATGACAAAAGTAATTGCAGTAGCAAATCAAAAGGGCGGGGTAGGCAAAACAACTACTGCAGTAAATTTAAGTTCTTGTCTTGCTTACAAAGGAAAAAAAGTTTTACTGGTGGATATAGATCCCCAAGGAAACGCTACAAGCGGACTGGGTGTTGATAAGAAAAGTACAAAGGGTTCCACCTACGATGTTTTAATTAATGAAGAAAGTATGGAAAGAGTTCTTGTTGATACACCTATTGAAAATTTAAAATTATGTCCTTCAAATATAGATCTTGCCGGTGCTGAAGTTGAACTTGTCTCATCTATATCAAGGGAAAGCAGGCTTAAAGCTTCTTTAAAGGAAATTAAGGAAAACTATGATTTTGTAATAATAGATTGTCCTCCTTCTTTGGGATTATTAACTTTAAATGCACTTACAGCGGCGGATACAATTCTTGTACCCATACAATGTGAGTATTATGCATTAGAAGGACTAAGTCAGCTGATGGAGACTGTAAAACTTGTTCAAAAGCATCTTAATGCAGATCTGGATGTTGAAGGCGTTGTATTGACAATGTTTGATGCAAGGACTAACTTATCAATACAGGTGGTGGACGAAGTAAAAAAATATTTTAAAAATAAAGTTTACAGAACTATAATACCAAGAAACGTTAGATTAAGTGAGGCACCTAGTTATGGACTTCCAATAATATTATACGATGCAAAATCAAAAGGAGCGGAGTGCTATTTAGACTTAGCGGAAGAAGTAATAGAATATTCAGAGGAGGGAAGACATAATGAGTAA
- the gyrB gene encoding DNA topoisomerase (ATP-hydrolyzing) subunit B yields MLENIKINSYTEENIQVLEGLEAVRRRPGMYIGSTSSRGLHHLVYEIMDNSIDEALAGYCDEIKVIINKDNSITNIDNGRGIPVGIHPKLGVPTVEVVHTVLHAGGKFDREGYKVSGGLHGVGASVVNALSERMDVEVYRDGKVYLQKFKRGVPVSELKVIGITKKTGTKTTFKPDPEIFEEVVFDFDILLSRFRELAFLNKGLKIILRDERKEEPVEKVLHYEGGIVSFVEYMDRNKEPIHDPIYIEGFREEDGTYVEISMQYNKDTYVENIHSFANNISTTEGGTHLTGFKAAITKVLNDYAKKHNYLKDNEKFLGEDVREGLTAVISIKLREPQFEGQTKTKLGNSEVRGYVESIINEKLNNFLEENPNIAKQIIEKCLSSARAREAAKKARELTRRKSFLESATLPGKLADCSEKDASLCEIYIVEGDSAGGSAKQGRDRSFQAILPLWGKMLNVEKARIDKVYGNDKLQPVITALGAGIGDEFDIEKLRYHKIIIMADADVDGAHIRTLLLTFFYRYMKPLIEGGYVYIAQPPLYKVSKGKEELYAYDDRQLEKLLKEKGWEKKDCTIQRFKGLGEMNPDQLWETTMNPETRTILKVELQDAVEADEVFTTLMGDKVEPRREFIQAYAKKAQNIDI; encoded by the coding sequence ATGTTAGAAAACATAAAAATAAATTCTTATACCGAAGAAAATATACAAGTATTGGAAGGACTAGAAGCTGTCAGAAGAAGACCTGGGATGTACATTGGTTCTACATCAAGCAGAGGTCTTCACCATCTTGTTTACGAAATTATGGACAATAGTATAGATGAGGCTTTGGCAGGTTATTGTGACGAAATTAAAGTTATAATAAACAAAGATAATTCCATAACCAATATTGACAACGGGAGGGGTATTCCTGTAGGGATACATCCTAAACTTGGTGTACCTACTGTTGAAGTGGTGCATACAGTTTTACACGCCGGAGGTAAGTTTGATAGAGAAGGATATAAAGTGTCCGGTGGACTGCATGGTGTAGGTGCTTCTGTTGTAAATGCATTGTCTGAAAGAATGGATGTAGAAGTATACAGGGATGGAAAAGTGTATTTACAAAAATTTAAAAGAGGAGTTCCTGTAAGTGAATTAAAAGTAATAGGTATTACAAAAAAGACAGGCACTAAAACTACATTTAAACCTGATCCTGAGATTTTTGAAGAAGTTGTATTTGACTTTGATATTTTATTGTCAAGATTCAGAGAGTTGGCTTTTTTAAACAAAGGATTAAAAATAATCTTAAGAGATGAAAGGAAAGAAGAGCCTGTTGAGAAAGTTCTTCACTACGAAGGCGGTATTGTATCCTTTGTTGAATATATGGACAGAAATAAAGAGCCTATACACGACCCTATTTACATAGAAGGATTTAGGGAAGAGGATGGTACATATGTGGAAATTTCAATGCAGTACAATAAAGATACCTATGTTGAAAATATTCACAGTTTTGCAAATAACATTTCCACAACTGAGGGAGGAACACATTTAACAGGGTTTAAGGCTGCTATAACTAAAGTTCTTAACGACTATGCAAAAAAACATAATTATTTAAAGGATAATGAAAAATTCTTAGGTGAAGATGTAAGGGAAGGGCTTACAGCAGTTATAAGTATTAAGCTTAGGGAGCCTCAGTTTGAAGGGCAGACAAAAACAAAATTAGGAAACAGTGAAGTAAGAGGCTATGTTGAAAGCATAATAAACGAAAAGCTTAATAATTTTCTAGAAGAGAATCCAAATATAGCGAAACAAATAATTGAAAAATGTTTGAGTTCAGCCAGGGCTCGTGAAGCAGCTAAAAAGGCCAGGGAATTGACAAGAAGAAAGAGCTTTTTAGAGTCCGCGACTCTTCCGGGTAAACTTGCAGATTGTTCTGAAAAAGATGCATCCCTTTGTGAGATATATATCGTGGAGGGAGATTCTGCAGGTGGTTCAGCAAAACAGGGAAGAGACAGAAGTTTTCAGGCAATTTTGCCTTTATGGGGTAAAATGCTTAATGTTGAAAAGGCCAGAATTGACAAAGTATACGGCAATGACAAACTGCAGCCGGTGATAACTGCCTTAGGTGCTGGTATAGGGGATGAATTTGATATTGAAAAATTAAGATATCATAAAATTATTATTATGGCGGACGCAGACGTGGACGGTGCACATATCAGGACATTACTGTTAACTTTTTTCTATAGATATATGAAGCCATTAATAGAAGGAGGATATGTATATATAGCTCAGCCACCTTTATATAAAGTTTCAAAGGGTAAGGAAGAACTATATGCATACGATGACAGACAGCTAGAAAAATTATTGAAGGAAAAGGGATGGGAAAAGAAAGATTGTACCATTCAAAGATTTAAAGGTCTTGGGGAAATGAATCCCGATCAGCTCTGGGAGACAACTATGAATCCGGAAACCAGAACCATCTTAAAGGTAGAATTGCAGGATGCAGTGGAAGCAGATGAGGTTTTCACAACTTTAATGGGTGACAAGGTGGAACCAAGAAGAGAATTCATACAGGCCTATGCAAAAAAAGCTCAGAATATTGATATATAA
- the dnaN gene encoding DNA polymerase III subunit beta — protein MKVISSKELLVNAISIVQRAVSTKNNISLLDGILLEADGVFKMTGNDLEIGIECNIPADIRREGSIVINSKIFGDIIRKMPDSEILIELLDNNDVLIECENSVFKIKGNPSDEYPLLPEIEAEKSFKISQKIAKDMIRQTIFSVGDDEDRKILTGTLIESDGNELVFVAIDGHRMAVRKTANGVQDTSFSVVVPGKTLNEISKIIEPEDDEMEIFTSKNQILFKIDNCKIMSRLLEGEYLNYKSIIPDEHETKIRVNTKELLSSVERASLISINEKKYPIKFDIEDDVLVISSNTEIGNVRDEIAIDMEGKNMTIGFNPRYFLEALRVIDDEVVDIYFNSDIGPCTIRPVETDEFVYMILPVRIKS, from the coding sequence ATGAAGGTTATAAGCTCAAAAGAACTTCTTGTTAATGCTATAAGTATTGTTCAAAGAGCAGTATCTACAAAAAATAATATATCTTTACTGGACGGGATATTACTAGAAGCAGACGGTGTTTTTAAAATGACCGGAAATGATTTGGAAATTGGTATAGAGTGTAACATACCTGCAGATATAAGAAGGGAAGGTTCTATTGTAATTAATTCTAAAATATTTGGTGATATTATAAGAAAAATGCCTGATTCTGAAATATTAATTGAGCTACTTGATAATAATGATGTTTTGATTGAATGTGAAAACTCAGTTTTTAAAATAAAGGGAAACCCAAGTGATGAGTATCCCCTTCTCCCGGAAATTGAAGCAGAAAAGTCTTTTAAAATCAGTCAAAAAATAGCAAAGGACATGATTAGGCAAACAATTTTTTCTGTAGGGGATGATGAGGACAGAAAGATACTAACTGGAACTTTGATAGAAAGTGATGGAAACGAACTGGTTTTTGTTGCTATTGACGGTCACAGGATGGCTGTGAGAAAGACAGCAAATGGTGTTCAGGATACCAGTTTTAGTGTTGTTGTTCCTGGAAAGACTTTAAATGAAATATCAAAGATAATAGAACCTGAAGATGATGAAATGGAAATATTTACATCAAAAAATCAAATACTTTTTAAAATAGATAACTGCAAAATTATGTCCAGACTTTTAGAAGGGGAGTATTTAAATTATAAGAGTATAATACCTGACGAACATGAAACAAAAATAAGGGTAAATACAAAGGAACTTCTTTCAAGTGTAGAGAGGGCTTCATTAATTTCTATAAATGAGAAAAAATACCCTATAAAGTTTGATATAGAAGATGATGTTTTAGTTATTTCATCCAACACTGAGATTGGAAATGTAAGGGATGAAATAGCCATTGATATGGAAGGTAAAAATATGACTATAGGCTTTAATCCCAGATATTTTTTAGAAGCACTGCGAGTAATTGATGACGAAGTTGTGGATATTTATTTTAATTCAGATATTGGGCCGTGTACAATAAGGCCTGTTGAAACTGATGAATTTGTATACATGATTTTGCCTGTCAGGATAAAAAGCTAA
- the yaaA gene encoding S4 domain-containing protein YaaA, with the protein MKDVRIETEYIKLGQFLKWVGIADTGAESKELITESKVKVNGQVELRRGKKLRKGDIIELGGNKYRIVD; encoded by the coding sequence ATGAAAGATGTTAGAATAGAAACTGAGTATATAAAATTAGGACAGTTTTTAAAATGGGTGGGTATTGCAGATACCGGTGCAGAGTCTAAGGAACTTATAACTGAGAGCAAAGTTAAAGTAAACGGACAAGTTGAATTAAGAAGGGGTAAAAAGTTAAGAAAAGGTGATATAATAGAATTAGGAGGAAATAAATACAGGATTGTAGATTGA
- a CDS encoding ParB/RepB/Spo0J family partition protein → MSKRALGKGLGALISEAKTSPDEKEGVLELGINEIEPNSNQPRKSFDEKALIQLSESIKEHGIIQPIIVKKEGDIYRIVAGERRWRAARLLGLKKIPAIVRDFSNKQVMEIALIENIQREDLNPIEEAEAYERLIVEHNMTQEQISNSIGKSRPAIANSLRLLTLSDNIKKFLISGQITSGHARALLSLEDKKKQESICNEIIEKNLSVRETEKLVKSIKNKDKESKKKVVKKQDEHEFEKVEEDLQNILGTKVKIINKNKKGQILIEYYSSEELNRLIELISNKGK, encoded by the coding sequence ATGAGTAAAAGAGCTTTAGGAAAAGGCTTAGGTGCACTGATATCTGAAGCAAAAACCAGTCCTGATGAAAAAGAAGGAGTGCTGGAATTAGGTATAAATGAAATTGAGCCAAATTCTAATCAACCAAGAAAATCTTTTGATGAAAAAGCCCTTATACAGTTGTCTGAATCAATAAAGGAACATGGTATTATACAGCCTATAATAGTAAAAAAAGAAGGGGATATATACAGGATTGTTGCGGGAGAAAGAAGATGGAGAGCAGCAAGATTATTGGGTTTAAAGAAAATACCTGCTATTGTAAGGGATTTTTCAAATAAACAGGTTATGGAAATAGCACTAATTGAAAATATTCAAAGGGAAGACTTAAACCCTATTGAGGAAGCAGAAGCATATGAGAGATTAATAGTTGAACATAATATGACTCAAGAACAAATTTCAAATTCCATAGGAAAAAGCAGACCGGCCATAGCTAATTCATTGAGACTATTAACATTAAGTGATAATATAAAAAAATTTTTAATAAGCGGGCAAATAACCAGCGGTCATGCAAGGGCCTTATTATCTCTAGAAGATAAGAAAAAACAAGAAAGTATTTGTAATGAAATAATTGAAAAAAATTTAAGTGTCAGGGAAACAGAAAAATTAGTTAAGAGTATAAAAAATAAAGACAAAGAAAGTAAAAAAAAAGTTGTAAAAAAACAAGATGAACATGAATTTGAAAAAGTAGAAGAGGATTTACAAAATATACTAGGTACTAAAGTTAAGATAATTAATAAAAATAAAAAAGGACAAATATTAATTGAATATTATTCAAGTGAAGAATTAAATAGATTAATAGAATTAATTAGTAACAAAGGTAAATAA
- a CDS encoding DUF4446 family protein → MLSVLNNLLEFLETYYVIIISFNTILILILFILLISVNRNFKKFKFKYNKIMEEAKEKSVEKMLCDIFNYTNETSLKNKELEYKLNKIEKNLQHCVQKVGVVRYNAFEGVGSELSYAVALLDNNDDGVVINGIYARESSTTYAKPIKGGNSKHALSAEEIQAIDIARRAKYQDRSTIKN, encoded by the coding sequence ATGTTGTCAGTACTTAATAATTTACTTGAATTTTTGGAAACGTACTATGTTATAATAATATCGTTTAATACTATCCTTATTCTAATTCTTTTTATATTACTTATATCAGTCAACAGAAACTTTAAAAAATTTAAATTTAAATATAATAAAATAATGGAAGAAGCCAAAGAAAAAAGTGTGGAAAAAATGCTTTGTGATATATTCAATTATACAAATGAAACATCACTTAAAAATAAAGAGTTGGAATACAAACTAAATAAAATAGAAAAAAATCTTCAACATTGTGTTCAAAAAGTAGGGGTAGTAAGGTATAATGCATTTGAGGGCGTGGGAAGTGAGTTAAGTTATGCTGTAGCCCTTCTGGATAATAATGATGATGGTGTAGTAATTAACGGAATATATGCAAGGGAGAGTTCAACAACTTATGCTAAACCCATAAAAGGGGGAAATTCCAAACACGCTTTGTCTGCAGAAGAAATACAAGCTATAGATATAGCAAGAAGAGCAAAATACCAGGATAGAAGTACAATAAAGAATTAG